One Agrococcus jenensis genomic region harbors:
- a CDS encoding magnesium and cobalt transport protein CorA → MPIADASVWADGARVADPVPFDRVFETAAERGGFAWVDLVDPTEAELRQVADELDLHHLLVEDVISRGQRPKLEPYGDTEYCVVHRVEARGDGDDDELVGREVHAILSERCIVTVSWHGDDAPTRVRERFERGIAPLELAPRTVLYAILDDIADAHERLAMAVHGQIEGVEDIFFGEEHPPTVEIYRAMRRVLTLQRAADPMSDVVSRVATRVGDDQLELRRHLRDVDDHARRTATRLSGDRDLLASMLQLASARVAERQNDELRSMTEHQIEQNDQTKKVTSWAAILFAPTLIAGIYGMNFTHMPELHWLLGYPFAIVLMLAFAGVLYLVFKRRRWL, encoded by the coding sequence ATGCCCATCGCCGACGCATCCGTCTGGGCGGACGGCGCCCGCGTGGCCGATCCCGTGCCGTTCGACCGGGTGTTCGAGACCGCCGCGGAGCGGGGTGGGTTCGCGTGGGTCGACCTCGTCGACCCGACGGAGGCGGAGCTGCGGCAGGTCGCCGATGAGCTCGACCTCCACCACCTGCTGGTCGAGGACGTCATCTCGCGCGGGCAGCGGCCGAAGCTCGAGCCCTACGGCGACACCGAGTACTGCGTCGTGCACCGGGTCGAGGCGCGGGGTGACGGCGACGACGACGAGCTCGTCGGCCGCGAGGTGCACGCGATCCTGAGCGAGCGGTGCATCGTCACGGTCTCGTGGCACGGCGACGACGCCCCCACCCGCGTGCGCGAGCGCTTCGAGCGCGGCATCGCGCCGCTCGAGCTCGCGCCGCGCACGGTGCTCTACGCGATCCTGGACGACATCGCCGACGCGCACGAGCGTCTGGCGATGGCGGTGCACGGGCAGATCGAGGGCGTCGAGGACATCTTCTTCGGCGAGGAGCACCCGCCCACCGTCGAGATCTACCGCGCGATGCGCCGGGTGCTGACGCTGCAGCGTGCCGCGGACCCGATGAGCGACGTCGTCTCGCGGGTGGCCACGCGCGTCGGCGACGACCAGCTCGAGCTCCGGCGCCACCTCCGCGACGTCGACGACCACGCCCGGCGCACGGCGACCCGGCTGAGCGGCGACCGCGACCTGCTCGCGAGCATGCTGCAGCTCGCCTCCGCCCGCGTCGCCGAGCGGCAGAACGACGAGCTGCGCTCGATGACCGAGCACCAGATCGAGCAGAACGACCAGACGAAGAAGGTCACGTCGTGGGCGGCGATCCTCTTCGCTCCGACGCTCATCGCCGGCATCTACGGCATGAACTTCACGCACATGCCCGAGCTGCACTGGCTGCTCGGCTACCCGTTCGCGATCGTGCTCATGCTCGCGTTCGCGGGGGTGCTGTACCTCGTCTTCAAGCGGCGGCGCTGGTTGTAG